The following is a genomic window from Corallococcus soli.
AGGCGGGCGTCGTGCTGCGCCCCCTGTTCCTCCAACCCATCCCCATCGCGTGGGAGGAATTGGAGTTCATTGGCCTGACACCCGCCATGGAGCGGCACCCCGACGGCTGGCGCGAGAAGACCTACGCGGTCAGCCACCTGATGAAGGACTTCCGCTCCACCCTCGCCACGGCGGGCCACCTCTGGGTGGAGCTGGTCGTGCGGGACCGGCGTCCCCTCGTGCAACGGATTGAAGGGCGCTGGACCCGCGCGTGGCTCACGACCCGGCTGCACCCCATGTTGGATGCGTCGGATCAACGGAAGCCGGACCAGTCCCTGCTCGGGCTGGACCTCTACAGACACCGGCTGAACGCCCCCCTAGATGACCTGCTGGACCTGATGGCCCGGCGCTGCCGGTTCGACCTCGTCGTCCACGACTGACGCCAGCGAGCCACCTACTTCGGCGTCGCCGTCTCCGCGTATTGCGCCTGATAGTCGGCCGACGGCGGGATGGGCTTGATGATGTCGATGAGCACGCCGTTCGGATCCGCAGTGATGAAGTGGCGCTGCCCGAAGTCCTCGTCGCGCAGCTCCAACAGGATGGGCAGGCCCGCCGCCTTCACCCGGGCGTATTCGGCATCCGGATCCTCCACCTCGAAGTTCAGGAGCACGCCCGCCACCTGCCGTCCCCGGGCCACCTCCGGCACCGTGGGGTGGCGCCCATCAAGGATGGCCAGGTTCACCCGCTCGTCCTCGGTCGACTGGAGGTGGACGTACCAGTCCGCCTCGAAGAGCGCGCGGAAGCGGAAGTGGGAGACGTAGAAGGCGGCGGTCCTGGCGACCTCGTTCGTCATCAGCACCGGGTAGTAACTGGTCGTTTTCATTGGGCTTTCCTCTCCACTCAAGAAACATACAGGCTGTATGCATCACAATTAACATACAGACTGTATGCATGCAAGACGGTGGACGCCGCACCAACAAGGAACGGTCGGAGACGACGCGCACGGCGCTGCTCGAAGCCGCGCGCAGGCTCTTCATCGAGCACTCGTACGCGGGGACGGGGACGCCCGAACTCGTCGCGGCAGCCGAGGTGACGAGGGGCGCGCTGTACCACCACTTCGCGGACAAGCAGGCGCTCTTCCGGGCCGTGGTCGAAGCGGAATCCCAGGCCGTCGCGGAGGAGATTGAACGCGCGGCGCCGGAGGACCTCCCGCCCATCGACGCGCTGGTCCAGGGCGGCGAGGCCTTCCTCGCGGCGATGGCGAGCCCCGGCCGCACGCGCCTGCTCCTCATCGACGCACCGGCCGTGCTCGGGCGTCGGGAGCTGGACGCCATCGACGCGTTGCACGGAGGACGGACGCTGCGCGAGGGCGTGGCCGCCGCCATGCGCGTGAACGCCCTTCGCTCGCTGCCGCTCGACGCCACCGCCCAACTGCTGGGCGCGGCCTACGACCGGGCGGCGCTTGCCATTGAGGGGGGCGCGGATCCAGCGGAGTGGCGCGTCGTGCTCAAGGCCCTCCTCGACGGGCTCGCCACGCCACGCCACCGCCCGGACCGTCACCCGCGCGCCCGGCCCGGCGCCGCTGACGTGGAACCTTGAAGCCTCACGCCTCGATGGGCGGGGGTGGACGCTTCGCGGTCAGCGTCGCTCCCGCCGAAGCCACGCTCACCAGCGCCACCGCCAGCCATTGCAGCGGCGTGAGCTGTTCGCGCAGGAACACCCAGCCCGCCACCGTGGCCACCCCAGGCTCCAGGCTCATCAGGATGCCGAAGGCGCGGCTGGACAACTGGCCCAGGGCCGCCATCTCCAGTGTGTATGGCAGCGCGCTGGACAGCAGCGCCACGCCCACGCTGGCCGCGAACAGGGCCGGGGTCAGCCGCTCCAGGTGGCCGCTCACCAGGGTGAAGGGCAGCACCGTCAGCGTCGCCACCACCATGCCCGCCGCCACCCCCTCCCCTTCCGGCACGAGCCTCGACAGCCGGCCGCCCACCAGGATGTACACGGCCCAGCACGCGCCCGCCGTCAGCGCCAGCACCACACCCAGCGGATCCAACCCACCGGGCCGCGAGGTCCAGGGGGTGATGAGCACGATGCCCGTCGCGGCGAGGGCCACCCACAAGAAGTCCAGCGCCTTGCGCGACCCCACCACCGCGAGCGCGAACGGCCCCACGAACTCCAGCGTCACCGCGAGCCCCAGCGGGATGCGCGCGATGGACAGGTAATAGGTGAGGTTCATCACCCCCAGCGCCAGGCCGTACGGGATGATGGCCGCCCACTGCGCCCGGCTGTAGCGCAGCAGGGGCGGCCGGAAGAAGGCCAGCAGCATCACCGACGCCAACATCAGCCGCAGCCCCGCCGCGCCCGCCGCGCCCACCGCCGGGAAGAGCCCCTTCGCGAGCGCCGCCCCACCCTGCACGCTCACCACGGCGATGAGGACCGCGGGAATCGGGGACAACAGCGGGGCACGGCGTCCGGCGGCTTCGGTCATGGCGCCGGACTCTAACCACCCCGCGTCAGGGATTCACAGGCTCGCGCCAGGGCCCGGCCTGGAGGAGCCTGCGGCGGGCCATGAAGCGGGAGAAGTTCCACTCGGGAACCGTGTCCCGCTGGGACAGCGTGTCCAGATGCTGGCTCAGCAGGAGCTCCGCCTCCGCCTGGGAGAGGACGCCGAGCGCCGGCATCAGCGCGGGCACCGCGTCCGCGGACAGCCGGGACAGCAGCTCCACGTCCAGCGACCCGGTGCGCGCGTGTCGCGCCAGGTTGTGCCGGGCGATGAAGTCCTCCGGGTTGAGGACGTTGAGCGCCACCACCGCGCCCAGCGCCGTGACGAGCGCGCCCACCGCGAAGCGCTCCGTCCGCCACCACAGCGTCACCGCGCGCCAGACAAGCGCCGCCCCCAGCCCGAACATGAAGACGTGCGTGTAGACGCGCAGCAGCGTGTAGCCGTAGGCGTCCTCGTAGAGCGACAGGCGCCGCATCGCCGACGCGAGGATGACCAGCGTGAGCCCCACCATCAGCGACGTGCCCACGCGGAACACCGCCTGGCCCACGGGCGACTCGCGCCGCGTCCAGCGCGTCAGGGCCATCACCAGCGCCAGCGTCAGCAGGGACACGACCACCAGCTCGAAGAAGCCGTGCCGCGCGAACTCCGCGACGGTGTAGCCCCGTCCAATCGCCGTCGTCTCGCTGATGAACAGGTACGACACCTGGAAGGCCGCGAAGACGAAGAACAGCGCGTCCACGGCGAGGACGAGCGTCATCGCCTCGATGAGGCCCAGGCGCGGCGTGGCGGGCGCCGCCTCCTCCACGCCCCGCTCCGTCGCGTCGCGGCGGCGCAGCGCATGCCCCAGCACGCCGGCCGCCACGCACGCGCTGAACACCGCGCCCACCCCCCACCGCACCAGCACGTCCAGCCCCAGGTCGAACGACAGCGCCCGGTCCATGGCCAGGGAGAAGACCCCGTCCGCCGTGAACAGCAGCATGCTGAACAGCAGCAGCACCGGCAGCGTCAGCAGCAGGCCGCGTCCCAGCGAGAGCAGGCGGGGCCCATGGCCCTGCAGGCCGCGCACGTCCAGGCTGTCCCGCGCCAGCGCCGGCGGATAGCGCAGGGACTGGAGCGCGGCGCCCAGCACGACGGCGGGATAGTCGGTGAGCCCCAGCCGCTCCACCCGGCCCCCCGCCCAGAAGTGCGCGAGCAACATCAGGAGCACCCCCGACGTCAGGACGTTGAGCGTCAGCAGCCACGCGCTGTCACGCACCGCCACGAAGCCCGCCACGAGGCACAGGGGCGCCAGCAGCCACGCATTGGGCCGCGCGCGCTGCCAGCCCTCGCGCCCGCCCAGCCACGCGAGCGCGCCCAGCAGGGCCGCCACCAGCACCGGGAAGCCCAGGCCCCAGCGCGCCCGGTCCAACAGGACCACCGCGAGCACCCCCAGCGACAGGGACGCGAGCAGCATGGGACGCGGGGCGCGCACCCAGGGCCGCCACGAGCGGGCCGGGCCCGGAGCGGCGACGGCCGCCGGAGGAGGAAGGGGTGACATGGGAAGGGACGGGGTCATGGCGGTGGGGCCTCGGAGCGCGTGCGGCGGCTCGGAATGAAGACAGCATGCACACGCCCGGCGGCCCGGCTGGTGGGCTCGGGGACGAGCGGTCGGGGACGCACCGCGAGCGGCGCCAGTCCTCCCGTGGCCGGTCGGCGCGGAGCCCCTGAAGCCGTGCGTCCGCTGCGGCACGGACCGCCGGTCCCAGGGGGCGGGCCAGCCGCGCTGCGTTGGACGATTCGGGCCCGGTCCCCCCGGTGGGGCGAGGAGCGGCGGTGATAGGTTGCCGCCCCGATGTCACCCTCCCCGCGGCTCCCCTTCCGCCCCCGCTTCTTCCGGGGGGCGCTCCGCTCCAACCTCGCCCTGGGCGGTCTGCTCCTCGCATTGGCGGGGTGTGATGGCCGTCCCGCGCAGAACCTGCCGACGCCGGACGCGGGCCCCTGTGTCACCAGCGCCTGCCTGCCCGACAGCGGCACGGCGCCCCCGGAGGGCTCCGCGGGCCGCGTGCGCATCGCCGCGTACAACGTGCACCGCCTCTTCGACACCGAGTGCGCTTCGGGCGCGTGCGGCGGCTCCAACTACGAGGAGCTCCCCACGCAGGCGGAGTTCGAGCAGCAGTCGGAGCGCCTGGCCCGGGCCATCTCCGCGCTCAACGCGGACGTGGTGCTGCTGGAGGAGATTGAAACCCAGGCGGGCCTGACGGAGCTCCAGAAGCGCGCGCCGGGGTTCGGCTACGCGGAGCTGGGGGAGACCCACACCGCGGCCTCGGTGGACGTGGGGGTCCTCTCCAAGTACCCCATCACCGACGTGCGCCGTCACCGCGCCCGGTACATCTACCGCCCGGATGGCTCCGCCACGCGCTTCTCGCGGGAGCTGCTCGAAGTGCACCTGGAAGTGAATGGCGCGCGGGCCATCGTCTTCGCCGCGCACTTCCGGTCCAAGGTGGACGACGATCCGGGCCGCCGCATCGCGGAGGCCACCGCGTCGCGGGAGATCGTCACGGACGCGGCGAAGGAGTTCCCCGACGCGCTGGTGGTGCTCGGCGGCGACCTCAACGACGTCCCCGGCTCCGAGGCCCTCGACGCGATGGAGAAGGACGGCGCCCTGCTGCGCGTCTCCAGCGACCGGCCCACCTCCGAGACCTGGACGTATGTCTATTCCAACCAGCGTCAGGCCATCGACCACCTGTACCTCGCGCCCGCGGGCGGCACCTATGTCCCGGGCTCCTTCCGCGTGGCGCGCGAGGGCAACGGCTACGGCGGCTCCGACCACGGCGCGGTCATGGCGGACTTCCACCTGGGACCCGCGCTGAACACTCCCTGACACAAGGGAAGTTGCGCCCCGCCGCGCACGCAGGGGACGCGGTGGACTGAACACTGTCGGCCCTGCCCCCTGCCCCCGGGGACCGCTTACCTGCACGCCAGCCCTCCCTAAATTCCCTGTCATGAACTCCATGCCAGGGCACAGGTCGCAGCAACCGCGGCGCATCGGGGTCTGGTGTTCCCCGCCCAACCCGCTCCACCGCGAGGAGGCGCGCCATGATTGAGGTGCGCACCTTCGAGGGCGACGCCGCGGAGGCGTCCTGGTTCATCAACCGCGTCTGGCAGTCCAGCTACGGGAAGTCCGCGCCGCTGCCCGTCTGGGATTCGCGCGTCATGGACTGGCGGCTCTTCCAGGACGGCCACGCCCCTCGCGACTACCTGCTGGCGGCGTACGACAAGGGGACGCTGGTGGG
Proteins encoded in this region:
- a CDS encoding EamA family transporter, which encodes MTEAAGRRAPLLSPIPAVLIAVVSVQGGAALAKGLFPAVGAAGAAGLRLMLASVMLLAFFRPPLLRYSRAQWAAIIPYGLALGVMNLTYYLSIARIPLGLAVTLEFVGPFALAVVGSRKALDFLWVALAATGIVLITPWTSRPGGLDPLGVVLALTAGACWAVYILVGGRLSRLVPEGEGVAAGMVVATLTVLPFTLVSGHLERLTPALFAASVGVALLSSALPYTLEMAALGQLSSRAFGILMSLEPGVATVAGWVFLREQLTPLQWLAVALVSVASAGATLTAKRPPPPIEA
- a CDS encoding endonuclease/exonuclease/phosphatase family protein, which gives rise to MSPSPRLPFRPRFFRGALRSNLALGGLLLALAGCDGRPAQNLPTPDAGPCVTSACLPDSGTAPPEGSAGRVRIAAYNVHRLFDTECASGACGGSNYEELPTQAEFEQQSERLARAISALNADVVLLEEIETQAGLTELQKRAPGFGYAELGETHTAASVDVGVLSKYPITDVRRHRARYIYRPDGSATRFSRELLEVHLEVNGARAIVFAAHFRSKVDDDPGRRIAEATASREIVTDAAKEFPDALVVLGGDLNDVPGSEALDAMEKDGALLRVSSDRPTSETWTYVYSNQRQAIDHLYLAPAGGTYVPGSFRVAREGNGYGGSDHGAVMADFHLGPALNTP
- a CDS encoding DUF4153 domain-containing protein, with product MSPLPPPAAVAAPGPARSWRPWVRAPRPMLLASLSLGVLAVVLLDRARWGLGFPVLVAALLGALAWLGGREGWQRARPNAWLLAPLCLVAGFVAVRDSAWLLTLNVLTSGVLLMLLAHFWAGGRVERLGLTDYPAVVLGAALQSLRYPPALARDSLDVRGLQGHGPRLLSLGRGLLLTLPVLLLFSMLLFTADGVFSLAMDRALSFDLGLDVLVRWGVGAVFSACVAAGVLGHALRRRDATERGVEEAAPATPRLGLIEAMTLVLAVDALFFVFAAFQVSYLFISETTAIGRGYTVAEFARHGFFELVVVSLLTLALVMALTRWTRRESPVGQAVFRVGTSLMVGLTLVILASAMRRLSLYEDAYGYTLLRVYTHVFMFGLGAALVWRAVTLWWRTERFAVGALVTALGAVVALNVLNPEDFIARHNLARHARTGSLDVELLSRLSADAVPALMPALGVLSQAEAELLLSQHLDTLSQRDTVPEWNFSRFMARRRLLQAGPWREPVNP
- a CDS encoding TetR/AcrR family transcriptional regulator, whose translation is MQDGGRRTNKERSETTRTALLEAARRLFIEHSYAGTGTPELVAAAEVTRGALYHHFADKQALFRAVVEAESQAVAEEIERAAPEDLPPIDALVQGGEAFLAAMASPGRTRLLLIDAPAVLGRRELDAIDALHGGRTLREGVAAAMRVNALRSLPLDATAQLLGAAYDRAALAIEGGADPAEWRVVLKALLDGLATPRHRPDRHPRARPGAADVEP
- a CDS encoding VOC family protein: MKTTSYYPVLMTNEVARTAAFYVSHFRFRALFEADWYVHLQSTEDERVNLAILDGRHPTVPEVARGRQVAGVLLNFEVEDPDAEYARVKAAGLPILLELRDEDFGQRHFITADPNGVLIDIIKPIPPSADYQAQYAETATPK